In one Bos mutus isolate GX-2022 chromosome 19, NWIPB_WYAK_1.1, whole genome shotgun sequence genomic region, the following are encoded:
- the TMUB2 gene encoding transmembrane and ubiquitin-like domain-containing protein 2 isoform X2 produces MELSDVTLIEGVGNEVTVVAGVVVLILALVLAWLSTYVADSGSNPLLGTIVSAGDTSVLHLGHVDHLVAGQGTPEPTELPHPSEGNDEKAEEAGEGGGDPTGEPGAGGGVEPSLEHLLDIQGLPKRQAGPGNSSLEAPVRSEDSTCLPSSPSLISVRLKFLNDTEELAVARPEDTVGALKSKYFPGQESQMKLIYQGRLLQDPARTLRSLNITDNCVIHCHRSPPGSAVAGPSSSLAPSSATEPPNLGVSVGSLMVPVFVVLLGVVWYFRINYRQFFTAPATVSLVGVTVFFSFLVFGMYGR; encoded by the exons ATGGAGCTCTCTGATGTCACCCTTATTGAGGGTGTGGGTAATGAGGTGACTGTGGTGGCGGGTGTGGTGGTGCTCATTCTAGCCTTGGTCCTAGCTTGGCTCTCTACCTACGTAGCAGACAGCGGTAGCAACCCGCTCCTGGGCACTATTGTGTCAGCTGGCGACACATCCGTCCTTCACCTGGGGCATGTGGACCATCTGGTAGCGGGCCAAGGCACCCCAGAGCCAACTGAACTCCCCCATCCATCAGAGGGTAATGATGAGAAGGCTGAAGAGGCTGGCGAAGGTGGGGGGGACCCCACCGGGGAACCTGGAGCTGGGGGTGGTGTTGAGCCCAGCCTTGAGCATCTGCTTGACATCCAAGGCCTGCCCAAAAGACAAGCGGGCCCAGGAAACAGCAGTCTGGAGGCACCTGTGAGATCGGAGGATAGCACCTGCTTGCCTTCCAGCCCCAGCCTCATCAGTGTGCGGCTCAAATTCCTCAATGACACGGAGGAGCTCGCTGTGGCCAGGCCAGAGGATACTGTGGGTGCTCTGAAGAG TAAATACTTCCCTGGACAGGAGAGCCAGATGAAACTGATCTACCAGGGCCGCCTGCTGCAGGACCCAGCCCGCACACTGCGTTCCCTGAACATTACCGACAACTGTGTGATTCACTGTCACCGCTCACCCCCTGGGTCAGCTGTTGCAGGCCCGTCGAGCTCCCTGGCCCCCTCCtcagccactgagccacccaacCTCGGTGTCAGTGTGGGCAGCCTCATGGTGCCTGTGTTTGTGGTGCTGCTGGGTGTGGTCTGGTACTTCCGTATCAATTACCGCCAGTTCTTCACAGCACCTGCCACAGTCTCCCTGGTGGGGGTCACTGTCTTCTTCAGCTTCCTAGTATTTGGGATGTATGGACGATAA
- the ASB16 gene encoding ankyrin repeat and SOCS box protein 16 yields MAEETFPFTSSTLRSLRLQREWLEWEDRRRAAAQQCRSQRCPPSSQARLTRPRRSCRDPAVHNALFSGELQQIQALFQDEDAANMIVETVSNQLAWSAEQGFWVLTPKAKHTAPLTIVAARGYTNCARYLIRQGAELDARVGGRAALHEACARAQFDCVQLLVTFGAKVNVLSEEGTTPLHLCTVPESLQCAKLLLEAGATVNLAARDSEVTPLHVAAARGLEGHVALYLEHGADVNLRTSQGETALNAACAGAEGPSSSRRHQAAARRLLEAGADARAAGRKRHTPLHNACANGCGGLAELLLRHGACATVPNGAGQTPMDCALQAVQDAPNWEPEVLFAALLDYGAQPVRPEMLRHCANFPRALEVLLNAYPCVPSCDTWVEAVLPELWQEHEAFYSSVLSMVNQPRRLQHLARLAMRAQLGSRCREAASCLPLPPLLKDYLLLRVEGRIQ; encoded by the exons ATGGCGGAGGAGACcttccccttcacctcctccaCCCTGCGCTCTCTCCGCCTGCAGCGGGAGTGGCTGGAATGGGAGGACCGGCGGCGGGCAGCAGCCCAGCAGTGCCGGAGCCAAAGATGCCCCCCAAGTTCCCAGGCCCGGCTCACTAGGCCACGCCGCTCCTGCCGGGACCCAGCTGTGCACAATGCCCTGTTTTCTGGTGAGCTACAGCAGATCCAAGCCCTGTTCCAAGATGAAGACGCTGCCAACATGATTGTGGAGACTGTGAGCAACCAGCTGGCCTGGTCAGCTGAACAGG GGTTCTGGGTGCTGACCCCCAAGGCCAAGCACACTGCACCTCTCACCATCGTTGCTGCCCGAGGCTACACCAACTGCGCCCGCTACCTGATCCGGCAGGGAGCTGAGCTGGATGCTCGGGTTGGGGGCCGGGCAGCCTTGCACGAGGCCTGTGCCCGGGCCCAGTTCGACTGTGTGCAGTTGCTGGTGACCTTCGGCGCCAAGGTCAACGTGTTGTCCGAGGAAGGCACAACCCCCTTGCACCTCTGCACAGTCCCCGAGTCCTTACA GTGCGCCAAGCTGCTGCTGGAGGCCGGAGCGACTGTGAACTTGGCCGCGCGAGACAGCGAGGTGACGCCCCTGCACGTGGCCGCGGCACGCGGCCTGGAGGGGCATGTGGCTCTCTACCTGGAGCATGGCGCCGATGTGAACCTGCGCACAAGCCAGGGCGAGACGGCCCTGAACGCGGCGTGCGCTGGGGCCGAGGGGCCGAGCAGCAGCCGTCGCCACCAGGCCGCCGCGCGCCGGCTTCTGGAGGCTGGAGCCGATGCCCGGGCGGCCGGACGCAAGCGCCACACGCCGCTGCACAACGCCTGTGCCAACGGCTGCGGGGGTCTGGCTGAGCTGCTGCTGCGCCACGGGGCCTGTGCGACGGTCCCCAACGGAGCGGGCCAAACGCCCATGGACTGCGCACTGCAGGCTGTCCAGGACGCCCCCAACTGGGAGCCCGAGGTCCTCTTTGCCGCGCTGCTGGACTATGGGGCCCAGCCTGTACGCCCAGAG ATGCTGAGACACTGTGCCAACTTCCCTCGGGCCCTAGAAGTCCTGCTTAATGCCTACCCTTGTGTCCCATCCTGTGATACCTGGGTGGAGGCCGTGCTTCCTGAGTTGTGGCAG GAGCACGAAGCCTTCTATAGCTCGGTCCTGAGCATGGTGAACCAGCCAAGACGGCTGCAGCACCTGGCCCGGCTGGCTATGCGTGCTCAGCTGGGTAGCCGTTGCCGAGaggctgcctcctgcctcccactgCCCCCGCTCCTCAAGGACTACTTGTTGCTGCGTGTGGAGGGGCGTATCCAGTGA
- the TMUB2 gene encoding transmembrane and ubiquitin-like domain-containing protein 2 isoform X3, which produces MISRHLQNNLMSVDPVSSQAMELSDVTLIEGVGNEVTVVAGVVVLILALVLAWLSTYVADSGSNPLLGTIVSAGDTSVLHLGHVDHLVAGQGTPEPTELPHPSEGLPKRQAGPGNSSLEAPVRSEDSTCLPSSPSLISVRLKFLNDTEELAVARPEDTVGALKSKYFPGQESQMKLIYQGRLLQDPARTLRSLNITDNCVIHCHRSPPGSAVAGPSSSLAPSSATEPPNLGVSVGSLMVPVFVVLLGVVWYFRINYRQFFTAPATVSLVGVTVFFSFLVFGMYGR; this is translated from the exons ATGATTTCCCGTCATCTTCAAAACAAccttatgag TGTGGACCCAGTCAGCAGCCAGGCCATGGAGCTCTCTGATGTCACCCTTATTGAGGGTGTGGGTAATGAGGTGACTGTGGTGGCGGGTGTGGTGGTGCTCATTCTAGCCTTGGTCCTAGCTTGGCTCTCTACCTACGTAGCAGACAGCGGTAGCAACCCGCTCCTGGGCACTATTGTGTCAGCTGGCGACACATCCGTCCTTCACCTGGGGCATGTGGACCATCTGGTAGCGGGCCAAGGCACCCCAGAGCCAACTGAACTCCCCCATCCATCAGAGG GCCTGCCCAAAAGACAAGCGGGCCCAGGAAACAGCAGTCTGGAGGCACCTGTGAGATCGGAGGATAGCACCTGCTTGCCTTCCAGCCCCAGCCTCATCAGTGTGCGGCTCAAATTCCTCAATGACACGGAGGAGCTCGCTGTGGCCAGGCCAGAGGATACTGTGGGTGCTCTGAAGAG TAAATACTTCCCTGGACAGGAGAGCCAGATGAAACTGATCTACCAGGGCCGCCTGCTGCAGGACCCAGCCCGCACACTGCGTTCCCTGAACATTACCGACAACTGTGTGATTCACTGTCACCGCTCACCCCCTGGGTCAGCTGTTGCAGGCCCGTCGAGCTCCCTGGCCCCCTCCtcagccactgagccacccaacCTCGGTGTCAGTGTGGGCAGCCTCATGGTGCCTGTGTTTGTGGTGCTGCTGGGTGTGGTCTGGTACTTCCGTATCAATTACCGCCAGTTCTTCACAGCACCTGCCACAGTCTCCCTGGTGGGGGTCACTGTCTTCTTCAGCTTCCTAGTATTTGGGATGTATGGACGATAA
- the TMUB2 gene encoding transmembrane and ubiquitin-like domain-containing protein 2 isoform X1, whose product MISRHLQNNLMSVDPVSSQAMELSDVTLIEGVGNEVTVVAGVVVLILALVLAWLSTYVADSGSNPLLGTIVSAGDTSVLHLGHVDHLVAGQGTPEPTELPHPSEGNDEKAEEAGEGGGDPTGEPGAGGGVEPSLEHLLDIQGLPKRQAGPGNSSLEAPVRSEDSTCLPSSPSLISVRLKFLNDTEELAVARPEDTVGALKSKYFPGQESQMKLIYQGRLLQDPARTLRSLNITDNCVIHCHRSPPGSAVAGPSSSLAPSSATEPPNLGVSVGSLMVPVFVVLLGVVWYFRINYRQFFTAPATVSLVGVTVFFSFLVFGMYGR is encoded by the exons ATGATTTCCCGTCATCTTCAAAACAAccttatgag TGTGGACCCAGTCAGCAGCCAGGCCATGGAGCTCTCTGATGTCACCCTTATTGAGGGTGTGGGTAATGAGGTGACTGTGGTGGCGGGTGTGGTGGTGCTCATTCTAGCCTTGGTCCTAGCTTGGCTCTCTACCTACGTAGCAGACAGCGGTAGCAACCCGCTCCTGGGCACTATTGTGTCAGCTGGCGACACATCCGTCCTTCACCTGGGGCATGTGGACCATCTGGTAGCGGGCCAAGGCACCCCAGAGCCAACTGAACTCCCCCATCCATCAGAGGGTAATGATGAGAAGGCTGAAGAGGCTGGCGAAGGTGGGGGGGACCCCACCGGGGAACCTGGAGCTGGGGGTGGTGTTGAGCCCAGCCTTGAGCATCTGCTTGACATCCAAGGCCTGCCCAAAAGACAAGCGGGCCCAGGAAACAGCAGTCTGGAGGCACCTGTGAGATCGGAGGATAGCACCTGCTTGCCTTCCAGCCCCAGCCTCATCAGTGTGCGGCTCAAATTCCTCAATGACACGGAGGAGCTCGCTGTGGCCAGGCCAGAGGATACTGTGGGTGCTCTGAAGAG TAAATACTTCCCTGGACAGGAGAGCCAGATGAAACTGATCTACCAGGGCCGCCTGCTGCAGGACCCAGCCCGCACACTGCGTTCCCTGAACATTACCGACAACTGTGTGATTCACTGTCACCGCTCACCCCCTGGGTCAGCTGTTGCAGGCCCGTCGAGCTCCCTGGCCCCCTCCtcagccactgagccacccaacCTCGGTGTCAGTGTGGGCAGCCTCATGGTGCCTGTGTTTGTGGTGCTGCTGGGTGTGGTCTGGTACTTCCGTATCAATTACCGCCAGTTCTTCACAGCACCTGCCACAGTCTCCCTGGTGGGGGTCACTGTCTTCTTCAGCTTCCTAGTATTTGGGATGTATGGACGATAA